CGTACTTTTCCTGTTAAAGATTCGACAATGGGCGATGCTTTCGATAATTCTTGCAGGTCACCGTTTCGTTTTAATAAATAAATCGGCACTCGTTTTTCTTTATCCGGTCGATAAAAATCATACGGTAAATCCGAGGACGAATCTTTCACAATGTAATAGTTCGGATCAATGCCGCACTGTGCACATAATTGTTTTATTTCTTCTAGCCGATCTGTTGGAGCGACTTGTTCAAAATCAACATATTTAAATAAATGGCGATTTAAAAAGCGGCGACATAAATCTTGTAAAATCGAGTCTTTTTCTTTTTGCCACATTTCTAAATAATAATAAATGAACGATTCATCTAATGTAATGTAGTCGTCTAACGTGACTGTTTTATGAAAAAATGGTAAAAAATGAACAGGCGCCGTTTGAAACGAAAATCCTTGTTCATACAAATCTTTCACGCGGTGTAAAATTTTCGTTAAAATCACTTCTGCACTTCTCGTTACTGGATGGAAATACACTTGCCAGTACATTTGATAACGACGAACTAAATAATCTTCTACCGCATGCATGCCACTTTCTTTAATAACAATTTTCCCTGGATACGGGCGCATCACTCGCAACACACGGTCTAAATCAAATTTCCCGTACGAAACACCGGTATAATACGCATCGCGAAGTAAATAATCCATTCGGTCCGCATCAATTTGGCTAGAAATTAAACTAACGACTAATGGATTTGGATACTTTTTTGCAATAACATCCGCAACCGCTTGCGGAAACGTATCGTCTACTGAACGTAGCACCTGATTAATCTCTGTATTTCCTGTAATAATATTTCTCGACCATTCTTCATGATTAAAATCAAACACTTTTTCAAAGGAATGTGAAAACGGACCATGTCCAACATCATGAAGCAACGCTGCCGTTAAACAAAGCAATCGTTCTTCGTCATTCCAATACGGACGACCTTGAAAAATAGTCATCATCCGGCGGACGATTTCATACACCCCAAGGGAATGATTAAATCGACTATGCTCTGCCCCGTGAAACGTTAAATACGTCGTACCTAACTGCCGAATTCTTCTCAACCGTTGAAATTCGCGCGTGCCGATTAAATCCCAAATTAAGCGATCACGAACATGAATATATCCGTGAACTGGGTCTTTAAATACTTTTTCTTCGTGGAGTAGTTTGGAGTGCATGCTTGTATCCCCTTTCCTTTCCGTTATTATTATCTATATTCCCGACTTTCCTATGTTTTCCTCGTCTAAAAAGAAAAAACACCTTAACAATTAAGGTGTCGTCGATTTTACCCGAATTTTTTTCGCAATTTTTTCAATTAACTCTTTTTCATCTTTTGCTGTTACCGGACGGTTATTCACAAATGCAAATGATTTTTTTCGACCTGGTCCACAATACGACTGACAGCCTACTTCAATCGTTGCTTCTGGGTCTAATTTTTTTAATTTCGGTAAAAGGGTGTGAATATTCGTTGCTAAACAATCTTCGCACACTCGAAATTCATTTGCCATTTCCATCACCTCACTCATTTTGCCTATTCTCCAATCTATTGGTTAAAAAAAACGAACTTTTAGTAGGAATAATCAGATTTTATTGTACACTGTATTATATAACGTTGCAACAAGTCGATTTCTGGTTGTAACCATCTATTTTCAAGGAGCAAAAATAATGGAACATTTATTTACACGACATACTTTTCGCTTTATTGATCATTCTTTTTCATCAATGCTAGACCATTTTGCCATCGATGATACGCTAAGCGAATTAGTAGGACAAAAAAAATCGATTGATACGATTCGTTACTGGGTGGTCAACGAAACGATTGCCCTTGGCATTCAAGATCAAAAGCTACCGTTTTTACAAGATGGAATCGCCTATTTAAAACAAGAAGGATACGATGCTTTTTTCCGTCCATCTGGTGGGCTTGCTGTCGTCCTTGATGCTGGCATTATGAATCTTTCTTTAATCCTGCCGGAAAAAGAATACCACGTCACGATTGATAACGGATTTTTGGCGATGGTGGCGTTAGTGAAAATGTGGTTAGCACCGTATGTCCAAAACATAGATGTGAAAGAAATTACCGAATCATATTGCCCCGGAAAATATGATGTAAGTGTAGGTGGCAAAAAATTTGCCGGACTCTCGCAACGACGCGTGAAAGGTGGCGTTGGAATTTTTATTTATATTGCGGTAGAAGGAAGTGGCAAAAAACGAGCGGAATTGATTCGAACGTTCTACGAAACGAGCATCCAACAAGAAAAAACGTCTATCCCATATCCAAACGTCAATCCAAACGTGATGGCATCTGTGTCAGAATTAACTGGACAACCGATTACGTGCGATATGTTAAAACAAGAACTCGTACACGTGTTATTGCGAGAACAAAATACATTAGACACTCGCTTTTTATCAGCAGAAGAATGGACCCTTTTTGAAACGTATAAGCAACGGATGAAACACCGACAACAGCGATACTTTCCATCGCTTAAAAAGAGGAGCGAGTGAGATGAACGTTGATACGTTGTTCGGCATCACGATTGGCACTTTTTTAGGCGTTTTTCTGACAAGCCGTTCGATTTTATTCTCTCTATATATTTCGTTAGGAGCATTAATACTAGCCATTCTTCTCGCTACTTACCGCTCTTCGAAATAAGACGCAAAAAACCGACTACTTTTTAGAAAAGCAGTCGGTTTTCTTTATTCTTTGTACATTTGTTCTAAAATGTGCGACATTTCGTTCGTCCGTTCGATAATATGTTGTTTCGTCCATTCCGTTTTGCCTTGTAACATTTCTGTTGTTTTATATTGATAAATGCCTGATTGATAATACTTTTCGTATTTTTCAGCAAGCGGCAATTGGTTTAACGTATGGTTTTTATATTGCGGTAATAAAATTAAATTTCCAAGCATCATAATGCCTTCTTGGAGTTTGCTTTTCGTTTGTTCCATCGGATCAATTGTACGCGGCATAATAAATTCAATAAATACTGGTTTTAAAAATGGGACGCCTGGTTGTAAAAATTGTTCCATGCGTAACAAAATATATTTTGCGTAGGAACGAATGTAATAGCTCTCATCTTGCACGAAGTTTTCAATCCATTTTTCTCGTTTTGGCACTTCTAACAGTGAATTCGTACAAACGTCTCCTAACGAATCTGTTTCTAAAATCGTTTCCATCAGTTTTCCCATATCATATGTATGCTCATGTTCCGTTTGACCCGTTGTAATTTTATAAACAAGGCGACGCTCTAATAAACGGATAAAAGTTTCCATATGCTCAGCTTCCGTGCCGAACTTTTTATAAGCTAGCAACACGACGCCCGACCAATCGCGATACGGGAAGTATTCATACATCGTTTTTAATAGTTTTCCACCTTTTGTACGCTGTGGATTTAAGAAGTGATCTCGGTATAAATCACTAAATTGTTTTAATAGTGTAATAAAGTTTTGTGGACTAAATTCTTCTATCGTTTTCATGTTTTCTGAAAATCGTTCCGCTAAACGATAGCGTGATTTTTCTCGTGAATACATGAAATGAACGGCATGCAAGAGTCGTTCTACTTTCTCTCGCCCAATTTCATCTGCCATCGTATTCCACATATTCCGGTATTTTAGTTTTTCTTCTCCTTCTAATTCGCCTAATAACTGCGTTTTAATCACGTCTGCATTCATTAATGGAATGCCGTCATCATTTAACACGAAGAATAAACGGAATGCGAACGAGAAAGAACCCGTTAACAATAACGTAAAACTACAAGAATTTAATAGAAACGTCGTGAATCCTTCTAAAAAGCTAAATTGAATCACGCCATCTTCGACAAATCGTTTCCGAATAATTTTCATTGCCTGGGCAATATTAAATTCAGGACCAGATAAATTTTCCTCATCAAATGGATATCCCGTTCCACCTTTTTGCATAATATATTTACTAAAAAACTCAGATTCTGGATCACGGATTTTTAATCGATCATAAGAAGGCTCTGCCGTATAACGATTTCCTCGTTTATATAAAACAGATTCTAATACTGATTTTGCCTCATCATCGCGATGCAAGTCACGCATAACCGCACAAATTATCGCCATGGTCATGAGACGTTGTTGCCCATCGACAATTTCATATTTTTGAACGTCTTCTTCCTCGCTACGATTAATTAAAATAATATTTCCTAAAAAATACGAGGGACGTCCTTTTTTATATGCTTCTTTTAAATCATCAAAAAATTGTTCCACTTGGTCAATCGACCAAGCGAAGTGACGTTGATAGTTGGGTACATAAAAAACAGCGTTTGAATAAAGCAAATCTTTTACATACACTTCTCTAGCGGATAGTTTTCGGTCAAAATGCTTCAACACGCATTACATCTCCTTTGTCTTCTTTCGTGAAAAAACTATGGTAGCTTATCATCCTTAGATGAAACTTTGCATGGCTGTAATTAGCGCTAATTTATACACATCTTCTGCATTACAACCGCGAGAAAGGTCATTGACTGGTTGATTTAAGCCTTGAAGGATTGGACCGATTGCCTCAAAGTTTCCAAGTCGTTGCGTTAATTTATATCCGATATTCCCCGCTTCAAGACTAGGGAAAATAAACACGTTTGCTTGCCCTTTTAATGGAGAATCAGGCGCTTTCTTTTGTGCCACTGAAGGAACAAATGCCGCATCAAATTGAAATTCGCCATCTAGTAAAAGATCTGGGCGACGTTCTTTTGCTAGTCTTGTTGCTTCTACTACTTTATCTGCTTCCGGACAAACAGCAGAACCTTTTGTTGAGAAACTTAACATAGCGACCGCAGGGTCAATGCCAAATACTTTTGCTGTTTCTGCACTTTCAATCGCAATTTCTGCCAACGTTTCACTATCAGGTGAAATGTTAATCGCACAATCAGAAAAAATATATTTCTCTTCCCCGCGCACCATTAAAAACGTACCAGACGTACGAGTTACCCCTGTTTTTGTTTTAATAATTTGTAACGCCGGACGGACAGTATCGCCAGTCGAATGAACGGCACCGCTCACTAAACCATTTACTTTTTTCATATATGTTAACATCGTGCCAAAATAGTTTACATCTAGTAACCGTTCTGCCGCTTCTTCTTTTGTTTCTTTTCCTTTTCTTCTTTCCACAAATGCTTCTATCATTTCATCCATTTGTTCATATGTACGCGGATCGATGATTTCTACTTCCTTAAACGCATACCCCTTTTCAACGATTAACGCTCGTATTTCTTCTTTGTCCCCTAGTAAAACTGGTTTTAAAATGCCTTCAGCCGATAACCTGCTTGCCGCTTCGACAATTCGCTCATCGTTCCCTTCTGGAAAAACAATTGATGGATACGATGCCTTTACTTTTTCTGTAATGCCCGTAAATAAATCGCTCATCCCATACACTCCCATACATTTTTATAATTTTCATTCTTTTTTCAGTTTCCTACCTTATATTAAAAACTATCATAAACGGAGGTGCAAGAAATAATGACACGAAAACTGAAAATTTTAACAATTATGATGGTAACTACCTTTTTGACTATTCCCGTATTCTTACTTTCTAAAACGCTCGTACCCGTTGTAAAGGCAGATGATGACCGATACGAACAAGACTTTGACGACGAATATGAGGATGACAAATACGAAAAAGAAGATGACGACGATGACGACTATAAACGAAACACACAAAGAACAAATCAACCAACAAACACAATCGTAAAACAAACCGTAACAGTGAGTAAATTGGATGGTAATACAACAGAAATAGAAGCATTAAAACAAGGCAATGACGACTGGTACGTACCAGCTACAGCATTAAAAGATGTGTTAGGTGCAACCGTAGTAGACTATCCAGACAGCCAAATTAGTGAAATTATTTTTAAAGATGACAAAGGGAAATTACAACACCTCATTGTAAAAGCAAACACAAACGTATTGTATCTAAACGGCGATGCTATAACAGATGATGAAATTCCAACATTTAACGACCAAATGCTTTACATTCCAACAGATTTACTAGACGACTATTTACCACTAGATGTAAAGGAAACAAATAATAGTATCACATTTAAGAAAGAAGGGATTTTATAATGGCAGCTAAAAAATGGCCGAAATGGGCAATCGGATTATCTAGTATCGGTATTTTCAGCGGTGCATTGTATGTCATCGCTGATCAAACCCAAAATCAAGCAGATTCTACTCCACCAACAAATAATGCAACTACACAAAGTACGCAACCAGAACAAGTCATTCATTTGACCGATACGATTACGGTAGCATCAACTGATACGTTATCTACACTAGAACAAATGACGGAAGAAGAAAAACAAGCGCGGGAACAAAAATTAAACGAACTGTTTGCCAATGTAGAAACTGCTACAAATGGAACAACAGAAACGTACCAAACAAACATTGAATCCATTCCTACTCCTCCTACTGAGGTACAAAATGACCGCGAAACAAGATGGTCATAAAGAAAGGAGCATATCACCATGCATCATGCAGAAAAGCAAACACAACGATTATCGTTTACACAAATGAATACATCCATTGCTATGTTAGCAGAACATGAAGAGGAAGCATGGCAAACTGATGTAATAGATTGGTTTCGGGAGTTTGAGAGGATTTGTTCACGGTTTTTACCAACTAGTTCATTAACACTGTTTAACGAAACTAAGTCAAATGTTCCGCTCATCGTTCATCCCATTTTATATGACACAATCCAAACAGCGGTCGCTTGGGCGAATAAAACAGATTTTTATTTTAATCCATTTATGCTCGAACAAATCGAACAATTAGGCTATAACGAATCATTTCAAGAAGGATGGAAAAAGCATGGTGGCGCAACAAAACAGTCAACCGTGCAACAAAATCCATTACTGTTTCATGACCATATAAAAGCGATTGAAAAAAGAAGACCGGTTCAAATGGATTTAGGTGGAATTGGAAAAGGGGTTAGCGTCGATAAAGCCGCTCAACTGATGAAAAACGCAGCGATTTCACGCGGATTGGTCGATGCGGGTGGCGATATGTGTATGTGGTCAAACGATGCACCTTGGAAAATTGGTATTCGTCATCCGTATGATGAATCAAGAACACTGTTTAGCGTCCATATTCAACGCGGTGCCATTGCTACATCAAGCAAATGGCATCGTAAGTGGCAACAAAACGAACAATGGCAACATCATTTATTGAATGGCCATACCGGCTTACCAAGCGAAACAGATGTTGTACAAGCAACCGTTATCGCTCGTAATGCGACAACAGCAGACGTTCTAGCAAAACTGTTAACCATTTTACCCGCTGAACAAGTACAAAAGTACGACAGTGATTTTGGCTATGCGATTATCAAAAAAGATGGCACGGTAACCATTAATAAACAGATGCGTTCTTTTATTGCAATCTAATACCAGAAAGAAAGAAGGAAGGAATAGATGTTTGATTTCATTAGTACGTATTTCAATTCATGGAATGTGATTCGTTCAAGCGGTATTACTGCTTATGTTTTATTGTTTTTCGCGATGTTTTTTGGACTTAGCCATCATTTGTTTCGGATAAAATCTGCTTTAGTCCTTCATCAAGTTTCTGGGTGGTTTAGCTTTTTATTTGCACTCATTCATGGCATTGCGTTAACGATTGATCCGTTTGTTTCGTATTCTTTTTCCGATGTGTTTGTCCCGTTTTCAGCTAGTTACAAACCTATTTTATCTGGGCTTGGTACCGTAAGTTTATTCCTTCTATTTTCACTCATTCTTTCTTCTGATATGATGAAAAGAGTAGGTAGAAAAATATGGCGGATTATTCATTATCTTTCTACACCAGCATTTTTTCTTGCTGCTATTCATGGCATTTTTCTTGGAACAGATACTACTTCTATTCCGATGTTAGTGCTATATAGTAGTACGTTTGCACTCATTATATTTTTATTCACCATGACCTTCTTGGCACGTAAAAAAGAACACGTTCAAAAAGCGTAAGGAGGAAATACAGTGCATATTTTACTCGCAGAAGATGATGAACGTTTAGCCCATCTCATTGAACATATGTTAAAAAAAGAACGGCATACCGTGGATGTTGTCTACAACGGATTAGATGCATACGATTACGCACTTTGTTCCGATTATGATTTACTTCTTTTAGATTGGATGATGCCTGAAATGACTGGTGTGGACGTTTGTTTAAAGCTACGACAAAAAGCATACGAGAAACCAATTTTAATGTTAACCGCAAAAGATGCGATTGACGATCGGGTCAAAGGATTAGATGCTGGGGCGGATGATTATGTAGTGAAACCTTTTGAATTTAAAGAACTTTTTGCGAGAATCCGTGCTTTGTCCAGACGAACACAAACAGCTATTCAGCAAGATATTTTAACGATCGATAACTTATCGTTAAATCAGACAACTCATACTGTGACACGTGACGGAGAAGATATTTATTTAACTCCGCGCGAATACCAATTGCTTGAGTTATTAATGATTAACGCTGGGCAAGTCGTCCCGCGTGAGTTAATTTATGATCGCATTTGGGGATTTGACGGCGAAGTATCCAACAATACCATCGACGCATTCGTTCGTTTATTACGAAAAAAGATCGATCAACAGCATCAAAAAAAGTTAATCCATAACGTCCGCGGACTTGGGTATAAATTGGAGGCATAGGAACGTGTTTTGGAAGATTCGCAAAAAGCTCACTTTTTACTATACATTTTTGCTCGTCTTATTTTTAATTGCCTTTTCTGTTATTAGCTTTCTTTTATTAACAGCAGTGAATTATTACGACAAAAAAGAAGCGTTATCTCAACTACTAGAACAAGCAGAACACGAAAAACAATCCGTACCTTCGCTTTTTATTATTCGTGGCGAGGAAGACGAGGAGGATGAATTACCGAGTTCATTCGTAGTGTCAGAAGCTAATTATCGGCAATTACAAGAAGACTTTCAAATCCACAAAACGATTTCTTTTCAGCACGAAGACGAGATGCAACTAGTAAAAGCGTACGAAGAAGATGAAAAAGTAGCATTTTTACTTATGAAACATCATGATCATATTGCGGGTGTGGATGTATCTGCACAACTAACAATGGGGAAAATGTTAGCGATTATATTTGCTGGGTTAACGATTATTTTTTCCGCATTAGCAGCGATTCTCGGTTTATGGATGTCGAAAAAAGCGATGGTACCAATTGCGACATCGTTTCAACGCCAACGAGAATTTGTCGCAGATGCTTCTCATGAATTACGAACACCGCTTGCCATTTTACATTCTTCTTTAGAAGTGCTAGAAGCAGAAGAAGAGTTATCGCTTTTTTCCAAACAAATTGTCGACGATATGAAAGATGAAACAAAACGAATGACTGCACTTGTTGGCGATTTATTAACGTTAGCTCGTGCTGATTCTGATGCTATCCAACTAGAAAAACAAACATTTTCCCTACCACCCGTTGTCGATGCGATGACGCGCTCTTTCCAACGACTAGCTGATAAAAAAGAGATTTCTTTTCTTGTTACACGTCCAGATGACGTCGTTGTTTATGCAGATGAAAAAAGAATCCAACAACTTTTTTACATTTTGTTAGACAATGCGATGAAATATACACCCACAAAAGGGACTGTATATGTACAAGTAAATGTACAAAATGACAAGCTTATAATTGAAATAACCGATTCTGGCATTGGAATTTCTAAACAAGAGATTTCGCGCATTTTCGACCGGTTTTACCGTGTAGACAAAGCACGTTCCCGTAAATTAGGTGGATCTGGTCTCGGTCTTTCGATTGCGCAATGGATTGTCGATGCCCATCATGGTACGATTACCGTGCAAAGTGTCGAACAACAAGGAACAACATTTCACCTTACATTACCAATTGTAACGAAAGAGGGGGCAACAATATGAAACGATTAGGATGGACATTGCTGTTATTTTCTTTTTTACTCGTAGGAACTTCCTTTATGGAGCCGACTGCTGTTTTTGCAGATGACGATGAATATTATGAAGAACACGAGCAGGAAGGACCAAAAGTAGTAAAAGAAACAGGCGAAATACTTGGATTTGGCGGTATTGCATTCGCAATCGCAGCAGGGCTTTTATTGCCTGTTCGCGTAGTAATCAAACGTTCCAAAAATGCCCGAACAAAACTAGGAAACGTACACAAGTTTTTAACGGGGGGACATACCGTATTTGGATTTCTCGCCATTATTGCAATGGCTTTACATGGCGTGATGATGTTTTTATACGAACAAGAATTGACATTCCGTGAATATATTGGGCTAGGTGGACTTGGACTTTTCGTTCTTGCTGCCATTTTCGGAAACGTCTTAAGTAAAAAATTAGCGAACAAAGGATTACGTACAACCCATATGATTATTGCCTTAAGCGCTCTACTGCTCGGTGGTATTCACGTCCTTATTTCGTAGGAACACTAACGACTTGTTAGTGTTTTCTTTTTTGGCAAAATCGGGTATAACAAAGATATAGTTTGGAATGAAGGAGGGGCTAGTTGTGTCATTTATTAAACGTATGTTAGCTAGTGTCGGAATCGGTAGTGCAAAAGTAGATACTGTATTAGAAAAATCCGCCTATTATCCAGGAGAAACCGTACGTGGGAAAGTGTACATTCAAGGCGGTGACATCGAACAACAAATAGATCGCATTTATTTGCATTTAATGACAGAATATATTCGAAAACGTGGCGATGATAAAGTGAGAGAACGCGGAATGATTGCTTCTTTCCCGATTAGCGAGCCATTAATGTTAACACCAACTGAGAAAAAAGAAATCCCGTTTTCATTTGAGCTTCCATTAGAAACACCCATGACGATTTACCGAACAAAGGTATGGGTCCACACAGGACTTGATATTAAATCAAGTATAGACCCGAGCGACCATGATGACCTTACCATTTTGGAACATCCAATCATTTTAAAAATCCGCAAAGCAATTGCATCGATTGGATTTTACCAAACAAGTGTCGAACAAGTATATTTGCCACCAAATCGCTATACAAAATTCCCTGTTGCACAGGAATTTGAATATAAACCAACAGGAAACTTTGCCGCAGTATTAGACGAAATAGAAATTATTTATTTCATTCAGGAAGATGGTTTACAAATGTTAGTGGAGTTAGACAAACGAAACCGTGGATTGTTCGGTGCAGTACTTGATTCTTTAGAAATGGACGAAAAAATCATTCAAGTAACGCTGACGAACGATGATTTAAAACAAGACATTGATTCAATTGGCAATATGTTAAAAGATATGATTCATTCTCATATTCAATAAAGAGATTTCCCCCTGCTTCTCTGTTTTCGGTATTCCCTTCCCATTTTGAGACGGGGTCTTTCTTTCTGTTTAACTTATTCCGAAAGAAGTCTTCCACTTCTAAATGTGAAGGTGCGGTAGCACCAATGAAAGTGGGGGATGAATTTTGGTTAGGCGTAGCCTAAAGTTGTCT
The genomic region above belongs to Massilibacterium senegalense and contains:
- a CDS encoding sporulation protein, which gives rise to MSFIKRMLASVGIGSAKVDTVLEKSAYYPGETVRGKVYIQGGDIEQQIDRIYLHLMTEYIRKRGDDKVRERGMIASFPISEPLMLTPTEKKEIPFSFELPLETPMTIYRTKVWVHTGLDIKSSIDPSDHDDLTILEHPIILKIRKAIASIGFYQTSVEQVYLPPNRYTKFPVAQEFEYKPTGNFAAVLDEIEIIYFIQEDGLQMLVELDKRNRGLFGAVLDSLEMDEKIIQVTLTNDDLKQDIDSIGNMLKDMIHSHIQ
- a CDS encoding lipoate--protein ligase family protein, whose translation is MEHLFTRHTFRFIDHSFSSMLDHFAIDDTLSELVGQKKSIDTIRYWVVNETIALGIQDQKLPFLQDGIAYLKQEGYDAFFRPSGGLAVVLDAGIMNLSLILPEKEYHVTIDNGFLAMVALVKMWLAPYVQNIDVKEITESYCPGKYDVSVGGKKFAGLSQRRVKGGVGIFIYIAVEGSGKKRAELIRTFYETSIQQEKTSIPYPNVNPNVMASVSELTGQPITCDMLKQELVHVLLREQNTLDTRFLSAEEWTLFETYKQRMKHRQQRYFPSLKKRSE
- a CDS encoding DUF262 domain-containing protein; protein product: MLKHFDRKLSAREVYVKDLLYSNAVFYVPNYQRHFAWSIDQVEQFFDDLKEAYKKGRPSYFLGNIILINRSEEEDVQKYEIVDGQQRLMTMAIICAVMRDLHRDDEAKSVLESVLYKRGNRYTAEPSYDRLKIRDPESEFFSKYIMQKGGTGYPFDEENLSGPEFNIAQAMKIIRKRFVEDGVIQFSFLEGFTTFLLNSCSFTLLLTGSFSFAFRLFFVLNDDGIPLMNADVIKTQLLGELEGEEKLKYRNMWNTMADEIGREKVERLLHAVHFMYSREKSRYRLAERFSENMKTIEEFSPQNFITLLKQFSDLYRDHFLNPQRTKGGKLLKTMYEYFPYRDWSGVVLLAYKKFGTEAEHMETFIRLLERRLVYKITTGQTEHEHTYDMGKLMETILETDSLGDVCTNSLLEVPKREKWIENFVQDESYYIRSYAKYILLRMEQFLQPGVPFLKPVFIEFIMPRTIDPMEQTKSKLQEGIMMLGNLILLPQYKNHTLNQLPLAEKYEKYYQSGIYQYKTTEMLQGKTEWTKQHIIERTNEMSHILEQMYKE
- a CDS encoding response regulator transcription factor, with product MHILLAEDDERLAHLIEHMLKKERHTVDVVYNGLDAYDYALCSDYDLLLLDWMMPEMTGVDVCLKLRQKAYEKPILMLTAKDAIDDRVKGLDAGADDYVVKPFEFKELFARIRALSRRTQTAIQQDILTIDNLSLNQTTHTVTRDGEDIYLTPREYQLLELLMINAGQVVPRELIYDRIWGFDGEVSNNTIDAFVRLLRKKIDQQHQKKLIHNVRGLGYKLEA
- a CDS encoding stalk domain-containing protein; the encoded protein is MTRKLKILTIMMVTTFLTIPVFLLSKTLVPVVKADDDRYEQDFDDEYEDDKYEKEDDDDDDYKRNTQRTNQPTNTIVKQTVTVSKLDGNTTEIEALKQGNDDWYVPATALKDVLGATVVDYPDSQISEIIFKDDKGKLQHLIVKANTNVLYLNGDAITDDEIPTFNDQMLYIPTDLLDDYLPLDVKETNNSITFKKEGIL
- a CDS encoding DUF1450 domain-containing protein, with the translated sequence MANEFRVCEDCLATNIHTLLPKLKKLDPEATIEVGCQSYCGPGRKKSFAFVNNRPVTAKDEKELIEKIAKKIRVKSTTP
- a CDS encoding HD domain-containing protein; the encoded protein is MHSKLLHEEKVFKDPVHGYIHVRDRLIWDLIGTREFQRLRRIRQLGTTYLTFHGAEHSRFNHSLGVYEIVRRMMTIFQGRPYWNDEERLLCLTAALLHDVGHGPFSHSFEKVFDFNHEEWSRNIITGNTEINQVLRSVDDTFPQAVADVIAKKYPNPLVVSLISSQIDADRMDYLLRDAYYTGVSYGKFDLDRVLRVMRPYPGKIVIKESGMHAVEDYLVRRYQMYWQVYFHPVTRSAEVILTKILHRVKDLYEQGFSFQTAPVHFLPFFHKTVTLDDYITLDESFIYYYLEMWQKEKDSILQDLCRRFLNRHLFKYVDFEQVAPTDRLEEIKQLCAQCGIDPNYYIVKDSSSDLPYDFYRPDKEKRVPIYLLKRNGDLQELSKASPIVESLTGKVRTDVKLYFPHDLLEDFRIFPQEKARIFELLYRSE
- a CDS encoding FAD:protein FMN transferase encodes the protein MHHAEKQTQRLSFTQMNTSIAMLAEHEEEAWQTDVIDWFREFERICSRFLPTSSLTLFNETKSNVPLIVHPILYDTIQTAVAWANKTDFYFNPFMLEQIEQLGYNESFQEGWKKHGGATKQSTVQQNPLLFHDHIKAIEKRRPVQMDLGGIGKGVSVDKAAQLMKNAAISRGLVDAGGDMCMWSNDAPWKIGIRHPYDESRTLFSVHIQRGAIATSSKWHRKWQQNEQWQHHLLNGHTGLPSETDVVQATVIARNATTADVLAKLLTILPAEQVQKYDSDFGYAIIKKDGTVTINKQMRSFIAI
- a CDS encoding sensor histidine kinase, with protein sequence MFWKIRKKLTFYYTFLLVLFLIAFSVISFLLLTAVNYYDKKEALSQLLEQAEHEKQSVPSLFIIRGEEDEEDELPSSFVVSEANYRQLQEDFQIHKTISFQHEDEMQLVKAYEEDEKVAFLLMKHHDHIAGVDVSAQLTMGKMLAIIFAGLTIIFSALAAILGLWMSKKAMVPIATSFQRQREFVADASHELRTPLAILHSSLEVLEAEEELSLFSKQIVDDMKDETKRMTALVGDLLTLARADSDAIQLEKQTFSLPPVVDAMTRSFQRLADKKEISFLVTRPDDVVVYADEKRIQQLFYILLDNAMKYTPTKGTVYVQVNVQNDKLIIEITDSGIGISKQEISRIFDRFYRVDKARSRKLGGSGLGLSIAQWIVDAHHGTITVQSVEQQGTTFHLTLPIVTKEGATI
- a CDS encoding ferric reductase-like transmembrane domain-containing protein gives rise to the protein MFDFISTYFNSWNVIRSSGITAYVLLFFAMFFGLSHHLFRIKSALVLHQVSGWFSFLFALIHGIALTIDPFVSYSFSDVFVPFSASYKPILSGLGTVSLFLLFSLILSSDMMKRVGRKIWRIIHYLSTPAFFLAAIHGIFLGTDTTSIPMLVLYSSTFALIIFLFTMTFLARKKEHVQKA
- the pta gene encoding phosphate acetyltransferase, with protein sequence MSDLFTGITEKVKASYPSIVFPEGNDERIVEAASRLSAEGILKPVLLGDKEEIRALIVEKGYAFKEVEIIDPRTYEQMDEMIEAFVERRKGKETKEEAAERLLDVNYFGTMLTYMKKVNGLVSGAVHSTGDTVRPALQIIKTKTGVTRTSGTFLMVRGEEKYIFSDCAINISPDSETLAEIAIESAETAKVFGIDPAVAMLSFSTKGSAVCPEADKVVEATRLAKERRPDLLLDGEFQFDAAFVPSVAQKKAPDSPLKGQANVFIFPSLEAGNIGYKLTQRLGNFEAIGPILQGLNQPVNDLSRGCNAEDVYKLALITAMQSFI